Within Lytechinus pictus isolate F3 Inbred chromosome 7, Lp3.0, whole genome shotgun sequence, the genomic segment TATTTTAGAGTTGCTTTGAATTGCAACTCCTGCCCAAGAAGACATGCATTCAGACATTTCTGactttattgattttgaggGGGAGTAATGACAATTGCTCTTTAGTCGTTAATAAAGAGGCTTTTTGATAggagaaattataatttgtaaacaaattttcttcattactcctatgtgtttaagatcgcatgcttgatctgtaatgaaaatcataagtcagaaaaaattggaaccagtgggattcgaacctgtcatctactgcttgccgggcagcgacttaaccaccaggctattctggttcacagCCAAGTCACGAtaaactggaattcaaatacccccGATCCTCtactttctttttcattatgcAAATGCAGgccgccgtggacaatagatagtaaataaagaggcttttttttaatgatttgtcaCTAACAGTATTGGTACTATCAAGTCAAACTTCCATCTAGCCCTATTAAAGTAGCACCGACTTTTGTAATTGTCAGCGTCCTCACATACATCTTAAACCTTATCAAATTTTCATGCTTACCATTTAGGAGCAGATTTCTTGCTGTGGGGAAAGCCGAGAGTCAAGTCTTTGAAACTTACAACTTTTTTGTGCTTCCACACTTTATCGAACTGAAAATTTGTATAAGATTTAATGACTGTGGTCAGTAGTTGGAGAATTTGGGTTATATTAATTTCAGAGTAGTCTCCCTCTTTTGTGATGAATTTTACTTCGTGTAATCTTTTTATCAGTGATATGTTGATGTTAGGAGAAACAATTTTGTATTACTGTAGTTTAGGTTTTATCAAGAGTAAAATAAAATGCTtgaaatttaacaatttctaaaatatttagTTATATACTGGAGAAGAACACTTTAAAATGGCAAATGGTGATGAGGAAACTCtgatgtatatttaaaaaataatccctatttgaacatttcaaaggtAACCTTGTGACACGATGGAGGCGAAAACACTTCACTATCTACCAAGACGGTCAGCTGGCCTGGTCAGATGGGAGCGGTCATACTCCTGACAAGGTCATCAATATCCGTACAGAATGCTCCATGCTAAGGGTAGGAGCACAGGTTGGGTCGGATGCACCATCGGTACCCTCAGGATCGCGGAAAGATTTCATGTTTTCCATGACTGCAAGAGGAAAGAATTATTACATTCTGGCAGAGACAGAGCAAGACTTGGTGTAGGTTCAAGTTTACATTGCAGGGTattaattttcctggtatcgcatcgcaattcacttcacatttttgaaagactgcaatgcatgaagtcttttgtatagcatatttttacataggactgtacattacttaggtGGGAGCTTTTTTCTTATGacaaaaaatgctattcaaatttgtaaagcaaaattattccctgcattGTTGTTCACCCTGCTCAAAATCTCCAATACATATAATTAAGTCACGGTTCATTGTTTTTTGTAAATGGCTGAACAGTCATTTTGgcttaaaaaatcaaaatctacaAAAGTGACTCATCTGTAAGGTGAAGTCTCCCTCGATCTTCCAACTCAAAATCCTTGTCAAAAGCAGTTATAATTCAAGAATTTCTGTCAGACATTGTTTTCTTACTGCCTAGAGTTTGAACAGGTCTGTTCTCATACTTGTGAGAAACTCAACTGAAATAGCGTTTTTTTCTCTTGCTCTTTAAATCTCTCCCTGATATTTGTTGaatcaattacatgtaaatgtacttTGCCATTTTTAAGTTCATCAGTTGGACATGTCATGTACCTGTTAACAGCATAAGATTTTTCAAGTATCCTTTTTTACCTGaagatttgttttattaaaaaaaaaaaacattcaaattaaatgaaatcaaaCCTCAGTTGGCCAGTCGCTTTGAATACTTTTATCCCTAATTTTACTATATTACTTTTGTTTATCAGTTTATCAGTAAATAAgttatttatatgaaaaatccAAGTCACATGattagaattgaaatttaactTGAACTGTTTTTCCTTTGTCATATTGTAGTCAGTGGTTGGAGGTACTTTACCATGCTAAAGGAGTCCCTCATCCTAgtcaacaacagcagcagcagcaaccaGGAGTACCAGTGGGAGGAGGGGGGATGCCCCGACCTCAGGGTCAACTCCCGTACCCCTCACAAGCCCCTCCTCCAAACCAACCCCCTGCGTATGGTTTCAATCCTAATGTGACTGGTAAGTTATCTTGTGTGATCAGTAGTCCATTGctaaaaaaaatgcaactaaaaaaaaaaaacataacttgAACTTCAACCAGTCAGAAGCAGCTTATTTTGGATTTACTTCTGATTTGTTTAATGCTGTGTTCAACTGAAACTCGTTTGTTTGCAACAGGGGGTCGATTTGTCTTGATGCTGGAAATCACTGGTTCAAGTTGCTTATGGAGTCACAATTTTGTTTGTCAAACAAACAGTTTAAATGTTTCTTAAGAAAAAGTTTATCGCGACtgctgtaggcctatattctgAAAGAAACCTGTATTGGATTACACTTGCCACGGTTTTAGTCTTTTCTAAAATTGTTGAAATCTTAGAATTACACTCtctttgttatgtttattgtgCTCTTTCTCATCCTTAACGGTGAAGAAATCAATTGAAGTTTTCATTTTCAGACAGCTTTTCAAAGTTTAAGTGCCAATAATGCTGAAAAACTGAACATTCAGAGAGATTCATTTGGCTACCAGTAGATAAACCACATATTTAAACCATAGGTTAAGATTAACCGGAGTTCAGACATATTGGCCTGAAAGTCTATTCTAAGGTTTAGTAAATCCTGCTAAAGTCTCTATCATTATTCCAATTCATGACTAGATTATGTGATGTGTTTGCCCTAAAACAAGATTGATGTGGGAGATacgaaatgaaaatttatttcatttgataaagtttGAAATTAGATATGAAATCAATCGGTTACATCAATCACCTTGCCATATGTGCTCATGTAATGTAAATCTTTCTTTGGCATATTACTGGTTTAGGGTTCAATTTGAATGTCCATGTACAAGCATGGTATCTATACTTCAAATAGCAGTGACAACACAAGAGGGAATTTTAACTGTTATGATTTATCAATTGTAATAGTACGATTATTTCTAGGATACCTCTAaaagttgtgaaaaataatgaaaggaattttttttttattcttgctaGGTCAACCGCCGCCACCTGTTGCTGCATCACCCTATCCTCAGGCAGGTGGATACCCCGCCCAACAACCGTATCCAGTCCAGCAACAGAGACCCGCATACCCTACACAACCAGGCGGACCAGTGGCAACGCGGCCTGTGCAACAGACTGTGGTCATCAGGGACGACTCCCGACAGTACTCCAGGGGCGGGGACGGTTTTGCCACCGGGCTCCTTGCCGGTTCCCTTCTAGGAGGGTACCACGGATGGGGGTGGGGCTACGGAGGTGGTTACTACGGTCATGGGTGGGGTGGTGGCCTTCATTTCGGtggtcatcaccatcatcaccatgatcatttCCATGATCACGATCACTTCCATGACCACGATCACCACCATGATCTTGGAGGTCACGACAGCTACGGAGGTCATGATGATtttggaggaggaggaggagatttTGGAGGAGGAGATTTTGGCGGAGGGGACTTTGGTGGAGGGGACTTTGGCGGAGGGGACTTTGGTGGGGGAGATTTCGGCGGAGAATGAGAAGTAAATATAATTGGGAATCTAAACCTTTATGCACAAATGTCAACATTCTTATGCTGTTTTGTGTACCTGGCACAAAGACCAAACCATAACTTTTATTTTAAAACTAATGTccatttaattattttccattgaaattcaaattgtCAAGGTAACTTGTTAAATTGATGGGTTTGATGTATGTTTTAACTGGAGTGTGGGAAGCCATACCTGTGGGCTCTATGTAGACAGGTGGTCCTTCAATATGGGTGGCTGCTGAATCAGGTTTCACTGTATGAACAAATCAAATTATCCCACTTGACAAATCTATGAAACTTGATAAGGGTATTATGATTTGTCCTGTggacttatataatttttagcTCTTAGTACCAAAGACTATTACTttaaaacatataaaataatACTAGGCAGGAAGGTACTAGGAAGTCAGTACTCTAGCTTACATAGATGTACTTTTACTTGTATTAATGACGTGAAATTTCTTGTCATATAATTGTATTGTATGTTAATTTGAAGGAGTTTGCATTTAATTGGACATAATGGATCATAGTTGTAGATATCAAGCAAGCCTGGGCATTGAGTCCATTTATTTGCCGTcgacttaaccctaaaatggccgggggggggggttgaatcaaccccccctcaacattttctgtgatcattccgccgcgcgaaatttttttaccgcgccactcgcagagtttatacatttaagtctcgcgcatcttttgagaccaaatttacgatgcccgggtacacggttccgaaattacgcaacattttgtaagtgcatgtcagaccaaaaattgttccaaaacgtgattttgtgtacaaagtcagtgcaaattgagttttctaatcttattcataaagatatgattatttttactttaaaaagctgaaagcaattgattttaggatAATTAtacttcaaaaaggttgtgcaataaatctggtgaaaaaaacaaagaaaaacaaaaggttgaaaaacatagaaatacataagaaattcataaaacaataaaatacataagaaatt encodes:
- the LOC129264645 gene encoding POU domain, class 3, transcription factor 3-like isoform X2 — translated: MAGTGRLKEGYLKKYGNLVTRWRRKHFTIYQDGQLAWSDGSGHTPDKVINIRTECSMLRVGAQVGSDAPSVPSGSRKDFMFSMTARGKNYYILAETEQDLVQWLEVLYHAKGVPHPSQQQQQQQPGVPVGGGGMPRPQGQLPYPSQAPPPNQPPAYGFNPNVTGQPPPPVAASPYPQAGGYPAQQPYPVQQQRPAYPTQPGGPVATRPVQQTVVIRDDSRQYSRGGDGFATGLLAGSLLGGYHGWGWGYGGGYYGHGWGGGLHFGGHHHHHHDHFHDHDHFHDHDHHHDLGGHDSYGGHDDFGGGGGDFGGGDFGGGDFGGGDFGGGDFGGGDFGGE
- the LOC129264645 gene encoding POU domain, class 3, transcription factor 3-like isoform X1; protein product: MMCSTADSVKVLSGTGRLKEGYLKKYGNLVTRWRRKHFTIYQDGQLAWSDGSGHTPDKVINIRTECSMLRVGAQVGSDAPSVPSGSRKDFMFSMTARGKNYYILAETEQDLVQWLEVLYHAKGVPHPSQQQQQQQPGVPVGGGGMPRPQGQLPYPSQAPPPNQPPAYGFNPNVTGQPPPPVAASPYPQAGGYPAQQPYPVQQQRPAYPTQPGGPVATRPVQQTVVIRDDSRQYSRGGDGFATGLLAGSLLGGYHGWGWGYGGGYYGHGWGGGLHFGGHHHHHHDHFHDHDHFHDHDHHHDLGGHDSYGGHDDFGGGGGDFGGGDFGGGDFGGGDFGGGDFGGGDFGGE